A single region of the Microtus ochrogaster isolate Prairie Vole_2 chromosome 2, MicOch1.0, whole genome shotgun sequence genome encodes:
- the Fbxo40 gene encoding F-box only protein 40: MVLEQGWARRPAPEQHRHCEGCINRHCHVPVEPSISCPVVSCHLLCGTTFHMCKEAEHALLCPLEQVPCLNSEYGCPLSMARHKLAKHLQVCPASVVCCSMEWNRWPNVDSETVLHENIMKEIPSEECLDTALALQDQNVLFRSLKMVELFPETRDATEEEPATNGDNSWEETGGAVGGVDPRPVPHCCLPATNGQMMELSQEDRDALAKTKEGMDLAKFGKWESMFSKEHAASVLTGASGKSADEGGNVTGREQCSLDGSKGDAEASPGGREPQESPQPQDLPAALEMTGLAPWQDGVLERLKTAVDAKDYNMYLVHNGRMLIHFGQMPACTPKERDFVYGNLEAQEVKTVYTFKIPVSYCGKRARLGDAMLRCRPSEHKAVDTSDLGFCVGDLPKSDLIKTTLQCAMERELKGHVISESRSIDGLFMDLATQTYNFEPEQFSSETVLADVLSTAQATGLHVELHSECVTRRHNKSSSAFTFTCNKFFRRDEFPLHFKNVHTDIQTCLNGWFQHRCPLAYLGCTFVQNHFRPPGQKAKVIYSQELKTFAIKPEVAPELSEGWKSDQLSGHGRKSRNSLTSLPLEVLQYIAGFLDSVSLAQLSQVSVLMRNICATLLQERGMVLLQWKKKRYSHGGSSWKVHSQTWQFSSLFSKIKSWEFNEVTSMSEHLKTCPFNVVEHRTDPIRLTSMCQSQEQTQESLVSMFRARPRGRHT, translated from the exons GGCTGGGCGCGCAGGCCTGCACCTGAGCAGCACAGACATTGTGAAGGATGCATCAACCGTCACTGCCATGTTCCGGTGGAACCCAGCATCTCCTGCCCGGTGGTAAGCTGCCACCTACTCTGTGGCACTACCTTCCACATGTGCAAAGAGGCAGAGCATGCACTCCTCTGCCCTCTGGAGCAGGTTCCGTGCCTCAACTCGGAGTATGGCTGCCCACTCTCCATGGCTCGCCACAAGCTGGCGAAGCACCTGCAAGTGTGCCCAGCCAGCGTGGTCTGCTGCTCCATGGAATGGAACCGCTGGCCCAATGTGGACTCAGAAACCGTCCTTCATGAGAACATCATGAAGGAGATCCCCAGCGAGGAATGTTTGGACACTGCCCTGGCCCTCCAGGACCAGAACGTTCTCTTCAGGTCATTGAAAATGGTAGAGCTTTTCCCAGAAACCAGAGACGCCACCGAGGAGGAGCCAGCCACAAATGGTGACAACAGTTGGGAGGAGACCGGAGGTGCCGTGGGGGGCGTGGATCCCaggccagtaccacactgttgtCTGCCAGCAACCAACGGGCAAATGATGGAACTCAGTCAGGAGGATCGAGATGCACTGGCGAAAACCAAAGAAGGGATGGACTTGGCCAAGTTTGGCAAATGGGAAAGTATGTTCAGCAAGGAGCATGCGGCCTCGGTTTTAACGGGTGCCTCGGGGAAGAGCGCAGATGAGGGTGGGAACGTGACTGGGAGAGAGCAGTGTTCCCTTGATGGTAGCAAGGGTGATGCAGAGGCATCTCCAGGAGGAAGAGAACCACAGGAAAGCCCGCAGCCCCAGGATCTTCCCGCTGCCTTGGAGATGACAGGGCTTGCCCCCTGGCAGGATGGTGTTCTGGAAAGACTAAAAACGGCCGTAGATGCAAAAGACTATAACATGTATCTGGTGCACAACGGGCGGATGCTCATCCACTTCGGGCAGATGCCAGCTTGTACGCCCAAGGAGAGAGACTTTGTTTACGGCAATCTCGAGGCTCAAGAGGTGAAAACGGTTTACACCTTCAAAATCCCTGTGAGCTACTGTGGGAAGCGAGCTCGCCTGGGAGATGCCATGTTGAGGTGCAGACCAAGTGAACACAAAGCCGTGGACACGTCCGATTTGGGCTTCTGTGTTGGAGACCTGCCCAAATCCGATCTCATCAAGACCACCCTCCAGTGTGCTATGGAAAGAGAACTCAAAGGCCACGTCATCTCGGAATCCAGGAGCATCGATGGGCTCTTTATGGACCTGGCCACCCAAACATACAACTTTGAGCCAGAACAGTTTTCCTCAGAGACAGTGTTGGCTGATGTCCTGAGCACTGCCCAAGCCACAGGCCTGCACGTGGAGCTCCACAGTGAGTGCGTGACCCGGAGACACAATAAAAGCAGCTCGGCCTTCACGTTCACTTGCAACAAATTCTTCCGGAGGGATGAATTTCCCCTGCACTTCAAGAACGTACACACAGATATTCAGACTTGTCTCAATGGCTGGTTCCAACATCGATGCCCTCTCGCCTACTTGGGATGTACCTTTGTCCAAAATCACTTCCGCCCCCCTGGACAAAAAGCTAAAGTGATCTATAGCCAGGAACTGAAGACTTTTGCCATCAAGCCAGAGGTTGCTCCGGAGCTGAGTGAGGGATGGAAGAGCGACCAGCTCTCGGGCCATGGTAGGAAAAGCCGGAATTCTCTAACCAGTCTGCCCCTGGAAGTTTTGCAATACATTGCTGGGTTTCTGGACAGCGTCAGCCTGGCCCAGCTTTCCCAGGTGTCAGTGCTGATGAGAAACATCTGTGCCACTTTGTTGCAAGAGAGAGGGATGGTGCTCTTGCAATGGAAGAAGAAGAGGTATTCTCATGGAGGCTCCTCCTGGAAAGTTCACAGTCAG ACCTGGCAGTTCAGCAGCCTCTTCTCCAAAATCAAGAGCTGGGAATTTAACGAAGTCACCTCCATGTCTGAACACCTGAAAACCTGTCCTTTCAATGTCGTGGAACACAGGACTGACCCAATCCGTTTGACCAGCATGTGTCAGTCCCAAGAGCAGACCCAGGAGAGCTTGGTGTCCATGTTTAGGGCCCGACCACGGGGTAGACACACCTAA